In a genomic window of Variovorax paradoxus:
- a CDS encoding DMT family transporter, giving the protein MGIAAGLGAGALWGLVFVVPRMVGHFGMVDIVSARFAVFGAVSALAVFARPAARRWPTGRQALAALGLSVLGFSGYYLLLAFGIVAAGTEVPSLIIGTIPVWMMLLGRPPGLRMAALLPGLLLTGAGIALMIWGAWSARQGGAHGGGQFAWGIVLSLGAMASWTVYGLLNAAWLQRHTEVHAADWANWLGIATGLGAIGLWLAAGSDLAALQAQPEGLLFVVLALAGGFGSSWLATILWNVASQRLSASLCGQLIVSETLFALVYSFVWDGRWPQATELVAALLFVLGILASIKAHR; this is encoded by the coding sequence ATCGGCATCGCGGCCGGCCTGGGCGCGGGGGCGCTCTGGGGGCTGGTGTTCGTCGTGCCGCGCATGGTCGGGCACTTCGGCATGGTCGACATCGTCTCGGCGCGCTTCGCCGTCTTCGGCGCCGTATCGGCGCTGGCCGTGTTCGCGCGGCCCGCGGCGCGGCGCTGGCCCACGGGCCGCCAGGCACTGGCCGCCCTCGGCCTCAGCGTGCTGGGCTTCAGCGGCTATTACCTGCTGCTGGCCTTCGGCATCGTGGCCGCGGGCACCGAGGTGCCCAGCCTCATCATCGGCACCATCCCGGTCTGGATGATGCTGCTGGGCCGTCCGCCGGGGCTGCGCATGGCCGCGCTGCTGCCGGGCCTGCTGCTCACCGGCGCCGGCATCGCGCTGATGATCTGGGGCGCGTGGTCGGCCCGGCAGGGCGGCGCGCACGGCGGCGGGCAGTTCGCCTGGGGCATCGTGCTCTCGCTCGGCGCGATGGCGAGCTGGACCGTCTACGGCCTGCTCAACGCGGCCTGGCTGCAGCGCCACACCGAGGTCCACGCGGCCGACTGGGCCAACTGGCTCGGCATCGCCACCGGCCTGGGCGCCATCGGCCTCTGGCTCGCGGCCGGCAGCGACCTCGCGGCGCTGCAGGCCCAGCCCGAGGGCCTGCTGTTCGTCGTGCTGGCGCTCGCGGGCGGCTTCGGCTCCTCGTGGCTCGCCACCATCCTCTGGAACGTCGCGAGCCAGCGGCTGTCGGCCAGCCTCTGCGGCCAGCTCATCGTGAGCGAGACGCTGTTCGCGCTGGTCTATTCCTTCGTCTGGGACGGCCGCTGGCCGCAGGCCACCGAGCTGGTGGCGGCGCTGCTGTTCGTCCTCGGCATCCTCGCCTCGATCAAGGCCCACCGATGA
- a CDS encoding HAMP domain-containing histidine kinase, which produces MTEAVAARARSERDTLAGRLTRTLILWVGGVWLLCVFAVVWYVDREINHNFDNELVEVSHRMFAMAVQELEKLQHPGEEPPRAPLIAPKQLFSEDAVIYQIVDLHEHVLLRSAEAPEDTFDVPLAAGFANNPNWRIYTVRHPTLGLFFQVADPLDERRRALNRTLFGLIIPLGAVLPLLALVLRNVARTELRVLQQLTGEIEKRSGADLRPIALPNLPRELRTVGDHVNLLLERLSHSLDVERALAANAAHELRTPLAAARLRLQTALEHDLQRNDVQAALDALRTLSHRAEKLLQLSRAESGASLARARVDLVQLAGTVAQEFWQDPQHAERLALKVPDSVAPVALGDVDALAIALRNLAENALRYGGDGRVVIEVMAPCVLAVRDAGPGVSAEQLATLRERHVRHSSDRAGYGLGISIVSTIVEKHGAKLELASPPAGAAQGFEARIVLRPA; this is translated from the coding sequence ATGACCGAAGCAGTGGCAGCTCGCGCGCGCAGCGAGCGCGACACCCTGGCCGGCCGGCTCACGCGCACGCTGATCCTGTGGGTCGGCGGCGTCTGGCTGCTGTGCGTGTTCGCGGTGGTCTGGTACGTGGACCGCGAGATCAACCACAACTTCGACAACGAGCTGGTCGAGGTCTCGCACCGCATGTTCGCGATGGCGGTGCAGGAGCTCGAGAAGCTGCAGCACCCCGGCGAGGAACCGCCGCGCGCGCCGCTGATCGCGCCCAAGCAGCTGTTCTCGGAGGACGCGGTGATCTACCAGATCGTCGACCTGCACGAGCACGTGCTGCTGCGCTCGGCCGAGGCGCCCGAGGACACCTTCGACGTGCCGCTGGCCGCGGGCTTCGCGAACAACCCGAACTGGCGCATCTATACCGTGCGCCATCCCACGCTGGGCCTGTTCTTCCAGGTCGCCGATCCGCTCGACGAACGCCGCCGCGCACTGAACCGCACCTTGTTCGGCCTGATCATCCCGCTCGGCGCGGTGCTGCCGCTGCTGGCGCTGGTGCTGCGCAACGTGGCGCGCACCGAGCTGCGCGTGCTGCAGCAGCTCACCGGCGAGATCGAGAAGCGCAGCGGCGCCGACCTGCGCCCGATCGCCCTGCCCAACCTGCCGCGCGAGCTGCGCACCGTGGGCGACCACGTCAACCTGCTGCTGGAGCGCCTGTCGCATTCGCTCGACGTGGAGCGCGCGCTCGCGGCCAATGCCGCGCACGAGCTGCGCACGCCGCTGGCGGCCGCGCGGCTGCGGCTGCAGACCGCGCTCGAGCACGACCTGCAGCGCAACGACGTGCAGGCCGCGCTCGACGCGCTGCGCACGCTGAGCCACCGCGCCGAGAAGCTGCTGCAGCTCTCGCGCGCCGAATCGGGCGCGTCGCTGGCACGTGCGCGGGTCGACCTGGTGCAGCTGGCCGGCACGGTGGCGCAGGAGTTCTGGCAGGACCCGCAGCATGCCGAGCGCCTCGCGCTCAAGGTGCCCGACAGCGTGGCGCCGGTGGCCCTGGGCGACGTCGACGCGCTCGCGATCGCGCTGCGCAACCTGGCGGAGAACGCGCTGCGCTACGGCGGCGACGGCCGCGTCGTGATCGAGGTGATGGCACCCTGCGTGCTCGCGGTGCGCGATGCCGGTCCGGGCGTCAGCGCCGAGCAGCTCGCGACCCTGCGCGAGCGCCATGTGCGCCACAGCTCCGACCGCGCCGGCTACGGCCTGGGCATCTCGATCGTGAGCACCATCGTCGAGAAGCATGGCGCGAAGCTCGAGCTGGCCTCGCCGCCGGCGGGCGCGGCCCAGGGCTTCGAGGCGCGGATCGTGCTGCGGCCGGCCTGA
- a CDS encoding acyl-CoA thioesterase, whose translation MRIEIPEKKKLVYEMSIPIRWGDMDAMGHLNNGTYFRYLETARIDWMHSIGFEPEPGGEGMVIVNAFCNFYRQIEYPGNVLLKMYVSDPGRTTFESWATMARADQPDVICAAGGATTIWVDFPKQKALALPDWLRALVSD comes from the coding sequence ATGAGAATCGAAATCCCCGAGAAGAAGAAACTGGTCTACGAAATGTCGATCCCGATCCGCTGGGGCGACATGGATGCGATGGGCCATCTCAACAACGGCACCTACTTCCGCTACCTCGAGACCGCGCGCATCGACTGGATGCATTCGATCGGCTTCGAGCCCGAGCCCGGCGGCGAGGGCATGGTGATCGTGAACGCCTTCTGCAACTTCTACCGCCAGATCGAGTACCCGGGCAACGTGCTGCTCAAGATGTACGTGAGCGACCCGGGCCGCACCACCTTCGAGAGCTGGGCCACGATGGCGCGCGCCGACCAGCCCGATGTGATCTGCGCCGCGGGCGGCGCGACCACGATCTGGGTCGACTTCCCGAAGCAGAAGGCGCTGGCACTGCCCGACTGGCTGCGCGCGCTGGTTAGCGACTGA
- a CDS encoding phosphatase PAP2 family protein gives MTRRFPNLRLGAWTLISLALLLLWDASGADLPIARWMGTPMGFPLRENPFLVHVMHTGAKNLSWALLAGLFLAIRWPVGFLRRLDRASRAQLALTVLASVFAVSLLKHASHTSCPWDLQEFGGMVRYVSHWSWGVRDGGPGGCFPAGHASTAFAYLGGYFVLRRVAPRIALAWLAAALIGGLLLGVTQQLRGAHYMSHTLWSGWVCWAVGFAIDAFARRAGARKDAIALQEA, from the coding sequence ATGACCCGCCGCTTCCCGAACCTCCGCCTGGGCGCCTGGACCCTGATCTCGCTCGCCCTGTTGCTGCTCTGGGACGCCAGCGGCGCCGACCTGCCGATCGCGCGCTGGATGGGCACGCCGATGGGCTTTCCGCTGCGCGAGAACCCGTTCCTGGTCCATGTGATGCACACCGGCGCCAAGAACCTCAGCTGGGCGCTGCTGGCCGGGTTGTTCCTCGCGATCCGCTGGCCCGTGGGCTTCCTGCGGCGGCTCGACCGCGCGAGCCGCGCGCAGCTGGCGCTGACGGTGCTGGCCTCGGTGTTCGCCGTCAGCCTGCTCAAGCACGCGAGCCACACCAGCTGCCCGTGGGACCTGCAGGAGTTCGGCGGCATGGTGCGCTACGTCTCGCACTGGTCCTGGGGCGTGCGCGACGGCGGCCCGGGCGGCTGCTTCCCGGCCGGCCACGCGTCCACCGCCTTCGCCTACCTGGGCGGCTACTTCGTGCTGCGGCGCGTCGCCCCGCGCATCGCGCTGGCCTGGCTGGCCGCCGCGCTGATCGGCGGCCTGCTGCTCGGCGTCACGCAACAGCTGCGCGGCGCCCACTACATGAGCCACACCCTCTGGAGCGGCTGGGTCTGCTGGGCCGTGGGCTTCGCCATCGACGCGTTCGCCCGGCGCGCGGGCGCGCGCAAAGACGCCATTGCGTTGCAGGAAGCCTGA
- a CDS encoding electron transfer flavoprotein-ubiquinone oxidoreductase, with translation MTHDEILAQFGPREAMEYDVVVVGGGPAGLSTAIRLKQLAAQHEKEVSVVVLEKGSEPGAHILSGAIMDPRALNELLPDWKELGAPLNQPVTDDAMVFLGEKASLRTPNAFLPDCFQNHGNYIISLGAFTKWLAQQAENLGVEIFPGFPAAEVLYDEKGAVRGVATGNMGVGKDGEPTENFQLGMELLGKYTVFAEGARGHLGRQLIAKFKLDEGKDPQTYGLGVKEVWEIDPQRHVPGFVLHTAGWPMKSDTYGGAFLYHMEDNKVTMGFITGLDYSNPYLSPFEEMQRWKLHPNIRWYLEGDEAKGIKPAKRIGYGARAITAGGLQSLPKTVFPGGALVGCEAGYLNVSRIKGSHAAIKTGMLAAEAAFDALQAGRQHDELTAYPAAFEKSWLHAELKKARNFKAWFKKGLLVATLMNGIEQWLLKGNIPWTLRRTKPDHQYLKPAAECQPIAYPKPDGKLTFDRLSSVFISNTNHEEQQPAHLTLKDASVPVNVNLAKFAGPESRYCPAGVYEFVPDEGSAGKQRLQINAQNCVHCKTCDIKDPTQNIVWVTPEGGGGPNYVGM, from the coding sequence ATGACCCACGACGAAATTCTTGCCCAGTTCGGTCCCCGCGAAGCCATGGAGTACGACGTCGTTGTCGTCGGTGGCGGGCCGGCCGGCCTCTCGACCGCGATCCGCCTCAAGCAGCTCGCCGCCCAGCACGAGAAGGAGGTCTCGGTCGTGGTGCTCGAGAAGGGCTCCGAGCCCGGCGCCCACATCCTGTCGGGCGCCATCATGGACCCGCGCGCGCTCAACGAGCTGCTGCCCGACTGGAAGGAACTCGGCGCGCCGCTGAACCAGCCCGTGACCGACGACGCGATGGTGTTCCTCGGCGAGAAGGCCAGCCTGCGCACGCCCAACGCCTTCCTGCCCGACTGCTTCCAGAACCACGGCAACTACATCATCAGCCTCGGCGCCTTCACCAAGTGGCTGGCGCAGCAGGCCGAGAACCTCGGCGTCGAGATCTTCCCGGGCTTCCCGGCCGCCGAGGTGCTCTACGACGAGAAGGGGGCCGTGCGCGGCGTTGCCACCGGCAACATGGGCGTGGGCAAGGACGGCGAGCCGACCGAGAACTTCCAGCTCGGCATGGAGCTGCTGGGCAAGTACACGGTGTTCGCCGAGGGTGCGCGCGGCCACCTGGGCCGCCAGCTGATCGCCAAATTCAAGCTCGACGAGGGAAAGGACCCGCAGACCTACGGCCTGGGCGTCAAGGAAGTCTGGGAGATCGATCCCCAGCGCCACGTGCCCGGCTTCGTGCTGCACACGGCCGGCTGGCCGATGAAGAGCGACACCTACGGCGGCGCCTTCCTCTATCACATGGAGGACAACAAGGTCACCATGGGCTTCATCACGGGCCTGGACTACAGCAACCCCTACCTGAGCCCGTTCGAGGAAATGCAGCGCTGGAAGCTGCACCCCAACATTCGCTGGTACCTCGAAGGCGACGAGGCCAAGGGCATCAAGCCCGCCAAGCGCATCGGCTACGGCGCGCGCGCGATCACGGCCGGCGGCCTGCAGTCGCTGCCCAAGACGGTGTTCCCGGGCGGCGCACTGGTCGGCTGCGAGGCCGGCTACCTCAACGTGAGCCGCATCAAGGGCAGCCACGCCGCGATCAAGACCGGCATGCTGGCCGCCGAAGCCGCCTTCGACGCGCTGCAGGCCGGCCGCCAGCACGACGAGCTCACGGCCTATCCGGCGGCGTTCGAGAAGAGCTGGCTGCATGCCGAACTCAAGAAGGCTCGCAACTTCAAGGCCTGGTTCAAGAAGGGCCTGCTGGTCGCGACGCTGATGAACGGCATCGAGCAATGGCTGCTCAAGGGCAACATCCCCTGGACGCTGCGCCGCACCAAGCCCGACCACCAGTACCTGAAGCCGGCCGCGGAATGCCAGCCGATCGCCTACCCCAAGCCCGACGGCAAGCTCACCTTCGACCGGCTCTCGAGCGTGTTCATCAGCAACACCAACCACGAGGAACAGCAACCGGCCCACCTGACGCTGAAGGATGCGTCGGTGCCGGTCAACGTCAACCTCGCGAAGTTCGCGGGCCCCGAAAGCCGCTATTGCCCGGCGGGCGTGTACGAGTTCGTGCCCGACGAAGGCAGCGCGGGCAAGCAGCGGCTGCAGATCAACGCGCAGAACTGCGTGCACTGCAAGACCTGCGACATCAAGGATCCGACGCAGAACATCGTGTGGGTCACGCCTGAAGGGGGCGGTGGGCCTAACTACGTGGGGATGTGA
- a CDS encoding SDR family oxidoreductase has product MAYSIDLSGRVAFVTGASSGLGAQFAKTLARAGAAVVLASRRVDKLKELRARIQGEGGDAHVVELDVTDIGSIKAAVARAETEVGAIDVLVNNSGVSTTQRLQDVTPEDYDFIFDANLKGSFFVAQEVGKRMLARAKGAAPGTYIGGRIINIASVAGLKVLPQIGVYAMSKAALIQMTKAMALEWGRFGINVNALCPGYIETEINESHWSTEGGAKLVSMLPRKRVGKPEDLDGLIVLLASGESHFVNGAVIAADDGFAL; this is encoded by the coding sequence ATGGCGTACAGCATCGATCTCTCGGGCCGCGTGGCCTTCGTCACCGGCGCCTCGAGCGGCCTCGGCGCGCAGTTCGCGAAAACGCTGGCGCGCGCGGGTGCCGCCGTGGTGCTCGCGAGCCGGCGCGTCGACAAGCTCAAGGAGCTGCGCGCCCGCATCCAGGGCGAGGGCGGCGACGCCCACGTGGTCGAGCTCGACGTGACCGACATCGGCAGCATCAAGGCCGCGGTGGCCCGCGCCGAGACCGAGGTCGGCGCCATCGACGTGCTGGTCAACAACTCGGGCGTGAGCACCACCCAGCGGCTGCAGGACGTGACGCCCGAGGACTACGACTTCATCTTCGACGCCAACCTCAAGGGCTCGTTCTTCGTCGCGCAGGAGGTCGGCAAGCGCATGCTGGCGCGTGCCAAGGGCGCGGCGCCGGGCACCTACATCGGCGGGCGCATCATCAACATCGCCTCGGTGGCCGGGCTCAAGGTGCTGCCGCAGATCGGCGTCTACGCCATGAGCAAGGCCGCGCTGATCCAGATGACCAAGGCCATGGCGCTCGAATGGGGCCGCTTCGGCATCAACGTCAACGCGCTGTGCCCGGGCTACATCGAGACCGAGATCAACGAATCGCACTGGAGCACCGAGGGCGGCGCCAAGCTCGTGAGCATGCTGCCGCGCAAGCGCGTGGGCAAGCCCGAGGACCTCGACGGTCTGATCGTGCTGCTGGCCAGCGGCGAGAGCCATTTCGTGAACGGCGCCGTGATCGCGGCCGACGACGGGTTCGCGCTCTGA
- a CDS encoding response regulator transcription factor: MRILLVEDDVSLADAVCGYLLAKAFVVDVAPSLADARGALLSVQYAAVLLDLHLGDGDGLSLLPQVRALREPPIVIVLTARDQVTDRIRGLDAGADDYLIKPYDPAELLARLRAVERRRSAGNSPVLQLGTLEIDIAHDRVRRDGQPVTLTQKEWALLRVMATRPERIHTRENLADALYGFGDEADSNTLEVFISRLRRKLGRSHIQTLRGLGYRLSADEED; encoded by the coding sequence GTGCGCATATTGCTGGTCGAAGACGATGTGTCGCTGGCGGACGCGGTCTGCGGCTACCTACTGGCCAAGGCCTTCGTGGTCGACGTGGCGCCGAGCCTGGCCGATGCGCGCGGCGCGCTGCTCTCGGTGCAGTACGCGGCGGTGCTGCTCGACCTGCACCTGGGCGACGGCGACGGGCTCTCGCTGCTGCCGCAGGTGCGCGCGTTGCGCGAGCCGCCGATCGTCATCGTGCTGACCGCGCGCGACCAGGTCACCGACCGCATCCGCGGCCTCGATGCCGGCGCCGACGACTACCTGATCAAACCCTACGACCCGGCCGAGCTGCTGGCGCGGCTGCGCGCGGTGGAGCGCCGGCGCAGCGCGGGCAACTCGCCGGTGCTGCAGCTGGGCACGCTCGAGATCGACATCGCGCACGACCGCGTGCGCCGCGACGGCCAGCCGGTGACGCTGACGCAGAAGGAATGGGCGCTGCTGCGCGTGATGGCCACCCGGCCCGAGCGCATCCATACGCGCGAGAACCTCGCCGATGCGCTCTACGGCTTCGGCGACGAGGCCGACAGCAACACGCTCGAGGTCTTCATCAGCCGGCTGCGGCGCAAGCTCGGCCGCAGCCACATCCAGACCCTGCGCGGGCTCGGCTACCGGCTCTCGGCCGACGAGGAGGACTAG